Proteins encoded within one genomic window of Manis pentadactyla isolate mManPen7 chromosome 4, mManPen7.hap1, whole genome shotgun sequence:
- the THEMIS2 gene encoding protein THEMIS2: MEPVSLQDFVCALDPASLPRVLRVCSGVYFQGSIYEISGNECCLSTGDLIKVTHIRLQKVVCENPGTGQTMELAPNFQGAFSPLSSSQSYATLKELVSAVTRSAKKLPICFMSTHRITTEARVVPEDQPLMLEAVETHLGTHRARCVLHTGAQRVILCLPLSQKGPFQEWEPGAPRTLLCALQDPALRGLLFTCPTLPWRPLILRPQYEVQAIMHMRRTIVKIPSTLEVDVEDVTTSSQHVHFIQPLLLSEALARGGPFPLPTEILEVPEGPPIFLSPWAGSLRKGQRLCIYGPASPPWRVLVSTKGRKVPRHFLVSGAYQGKLRRRPREFPTAYDLLGALRPGQPLRVVATKDCEGEGVGNSGFTSLAVGDRLEVLRSGQAHGAQGRDIDVLVCQRLSDQAGEEEQECEEEAEDQEQILLPLYISGGFVEEMSDGRRYSLVDLTTQFSLPCEVKVVAKDTSHPADPLSSFPGLRLEEKITEPFLVVGLDSEPGVCFEIPPRWLDLTVVEAKGQRGHPAGSVPVATVELTDAFYYRLRKLPAFESQAPPPRPPKSPGLRGQNKASIKERGVKLSQVLELEQPPLLLRPKMKTLPQAARNSHMHRKVPAQKKGQRPIKPNTENLDDEHDYEEVLEHFQSTL; encoded by the exons GCTGCCTCTCCACAGGGGACCTGATCAAGGTCACCCACATTCGCCTGCAGAAGGTGGTCTGTGAGAATCCAGGGACCGGCCAGACCATGGAGCTCGCCCCCAACTTCCAGG gtgcTTTCAGCCCCCTCTCCAGCTCCCAGAGCTATGCAACCCTGAAGGAACTGGTCTCTGCTGTGACCCGGAGCGCCAAGAAGCTGCCCATTTGCTTCATGTCAACCCACAGAATCACCACAGAGGCCAGGGTGGTGCCTGAGGACCAGCCCCTCATGCTTGAGGCTGTGGAAACACACCTTGGGACCCACCGTGCCCGCTGCGTGCTGCACACAGGAGCTCAGAGGGTCATTCTGTGCCTGCCCCTGTCTCAGAAGGGGCCCTTCCAGGAATGGGAGCCTGGAGCCCCTCGgaccctgctctgtgccctgcaGGACCCAGCCCTGAGGGGCCTCCTCTTCACCTGCCCCACCCTCCCTTGGCGCCCCCTGATCCTGCGGCCCCAGTATGAAGTTCAAGCCATCATGCACA TGCGTAGGACCATCGTCAAGATCCCCTCCACCCTAGAGGTCGACGTAGAGGATGTCACCACCTCTTCTCAACATGTCCACTTCATCCAGCCCCTGCTGCTGAGTGAGGCCCTGGCCCGGGGAGGCCCCTTTCCCCTGCCCACGGAGATCCTGGAAGTCCCAGAGGGGCCCCCCATTTTTCTCAGCCCATGGGCTGGCTCCCTGCGGAAGGGCCAGAGGCTCTGCATCTATGGCCCAGCCTCTCCCCCCTGGCGGGTGCTGGTCTCAACCAAGGGCCGGAAGGTGCCCAGACACTTCTTAGTCTCGGGGGCTTACCAGGGCAAGCTGCGGCGGCGGCCCAGAGAGTTCCCCACAGCCTATGACCTCCTGGGTGCTCTCCGGCCAGGCCAGCCGCTCCGGGTGGTGGCCACGAAGGACTGTGAGGGTGAGGGCGTGGGGAACTCTGGGTTCACTTCCCTCGCTGTGGGCGACAGATTGGAGGTGCTGAGGTCTGGCCAGGCCCATGGGGCCCAGGGCAGGGACATAGACGTTTTGGTGTGTCAGCGGCTGAGTGACCAGGCTGGGGAGGAAGAGCAGGAGTGTGAAGAGGAGGCGGAGGACCAAGAACAGATTCTGCTGCCTCTTTACATCTCCGGTGGCTTTGTGGAGGAGATGAGTGATGGCCGGCGCTACAGCCTGGTGGATCTGACTACCCAGTTCTCATTGCCCTGTGAGGTCAAGGTGGTGGCCAAGGACACCAGCCACCCTGCTgaccctctgtcctctttcccgGGCCTGCGGCTAGAGGAGAAGATCACAGAACCCTTCTTGGTGGTCGGCCTGGACTCTGAGCCTGGGGTGTGCTTTGAGATCCCTCCCCGGTGGCTGGACCTGACTGTTGTGGAGGCTAAGGGGCAGCGAGGCCACCCAGCTGGATCCGTCCCTGTAGCCACAGTGGAGCTGACGGATGCCTTCTACTATCGCCTACGGAAGTTACCAGCCTTTGAGAGCCAAGCGCCCCCACCCAGGCCCCCGAAAAGTCCAGGCCTCAGGGGGCAGAACAAAGCAAGCATTAAGGAGAGAGGTGTCAAG CTTTCTCAAGTCTTAGAACTGGAGCAACCCCCTCTGCTGCTCAGACCAAAGATGAAGACCCTGCCACAGGCTGCCAGgaactcacacatgcacaggaAGGTTCCTGCCCAGAAGAAAGGCCAAAGGCCCATTAAGCCCAACACAGAGAATCTAG ATGATGAACATGATTATGAAGAAGTACTTGAGCACTTTCAGAGCACCCTCTAG
- the RPA2 gene encoding replication protein A 32 kDa subunit isoform X3: MTAAPMDVRQWVDTDDASGENTVVPPETYVKVAGHLRSFQNKKSLVAFKIMPLEDMNEFTTHILEVVNAHMVLSKSNSQPSAGRASISNPGMGEAGNFGGNNFVPTNGLTVAQNQVLNLIKACPRPEGLNFQDLKNQLQHMTVASIKQAVDFLSNEGHIYSTVDDDHFKSTDAE, encoded by the exons ATGACAGCTGCTCCCATGGATGTTCGTCAATGGGTCGACACAGAT gATGCCAGTGGTGAAAACACAGTGGTTCCTCCAGAAACATATGTTAAAGTGGCTGGCCATCTGAGATCTTTTCAG aataaaaaaagcCTGGTAGCCTTTAAGATCATGCCCCTGGAGGATATGAATGAGTTCACCACACATATTCTGGAAGTAGTCAATGCACACATGGTACTAAGCAAATCTAACAGCCAG cCCTCAGCAGGGAGAGCATCTATCAGCAACCCAGGAATGGGTGAAGCAGGGAACTTTGGTGGGAATAACTTTGTGCCAACAAATGGCCTCACTGTGGCCCAAAACCAG GTGCTGAATTTGATTAAGGCTTGCCCAAGACCTGAAGGATTAAACTTTCAAGATCTCAAGAACCAGCTCCAACACATGACTGTAGCCTCGATAAA gcAAGCTGTGGATTTTCTCAGCAACGAGGGGCACATCTATTCTACTGTGGATGATGATCATTTTAAATCCACAGATGCAGAATAA